The DNA segment CTCTTCAGGCTCCTCCGCGGGTTCATCGTCGCCACCGCCGGCCGGGGTGCGGGCGCCATAGGATCGGGACTCGGACTCGGGCTCGGCTTCCGATGCCTCTTCCTCCTCGTCGGCCGGTGAGCTGTAATCGGCGTCCTCGTCGGCAATGCGCTCGTCCGGATCGTCGTCCGACCGGCCGTCGTCGGAGCGGCTGTCGTCGAGCGCGGTGGTGTCTTCCGGCGTCGGGACGTCTTCCGGGTACTCCTCCGCCGGGGCACGATACGGTTCTCCGCCCGAGTCACCCCCCGACCGTTCGCCGCTGCCGCGCCTGGCGATGCGTTCCTGATACGTCGAATAGCTGGCGGTACCCTTGGCGTCCACCTCCGGTACCGACAGGGTGTCCGAGACGGCATCGGAGGACAGATCGGGGGGTATCTCGAGGTCCGGCAGGGACGCGCTCTTCTGGTACTCCTTGTTGCGGTCCGGCATGACATCGTCGAAGGTGGGGAACCAACTGCACCCGAGCATCGCAGAGAGGCAAAGACCGAGGATCAATCCACGCACCATGAGCCCACGCATCATAGGGTCTTGCCTCACGCTTGACATCACGTTCGGGCCCCGCTCGGGACCCTCGGAAACAACTACGTTTAGGGACACGCCGGGATACCTCCGCGGCGGCCACGGGCGGTCACGCGGATGCCTCCGCGGCGGCCACGGGGACACCCGCTTGCCGCATGGCCTCCCGGACGCGCGCATGACAGGGCTCGGCCAACCACGTCAGGGGCAGTCGGATCCCGCGTCGGATGAGCCC comes from the Pseudomonadota bacterium genome and includes:
- the bamC gene encoding outer membrane protein assembly factor BamC, translated to MMRGLMVRGLILGLCLSAMLGCSWFPTFDDVMPDRNKEYQKSASLPDLEIPPDLSSDAVSDTLSVPEVDAKGTASYSTYQERIARRGSGERSGGDSGGEPYRAPAEEYPEDVPTPEDTTALDDSRSDDGRSDDDPDERIADEDADYSSPADEEEEASEAEPESESRSYGARTPAGGGDDEPAEEPEEDPAEETERSPPPAAVGVGQTGAGGRAELVSAGEGKKYLRVTEDFSEAWHLTGQALAKAGFTVADEDRDRGVYFVDFTGAPGAASEQGGFLSSLVFWRGDATEHEVQLTGIGEKTEVVVLDEDGNWESGPVADEILTRLETALNQAGEGTE